In Rhinatrema bivittatum chromosome 1, aRhiBiv1.1, whole genome shotgun sequence, a single genomic region encodes these proteins:
- the LOC115098853 gene encoding olfactory receptor 1C1-like: protein MEEGNQTVVTEFILLGLTEHVALRGPIFGVFLVMYLMNLLANGIMISAIGRNPQLHTPMYFFLFNLSFVDICLTSVTVPKMLSNLLSHKKTISFPECLTQFFLFGFFVGSECVLLSIMAYDRYIAICFPLHYITIMNRKVCLMMAALSWIINIVDALIHTLLIAQLSFCNSNKIHHFFCDLTPLLKLSCTDTSINELVIFTEGSLIVVLPFLIILGSYVRILTTILKIQSTTGRRKAFSTCSAHLLVVMLLYGTLLFMDFRPSSSYSLEKDKLVSVVYNVVSPMLNPFIYSLRNRDVKTAIKRMLQRKIYSCKG, encoded by the coding sequence ATGGAAGAGGGGAACCAGACAGTCGTGACAGAATTTATTCTATTGGGCCTCACAGAACATGTGGCTTTAAGAGGTCCCATCTTTGGGGTGTTCCTGGTGATGTACCTGATGAATCTGCTTGCAAATGGGATCATGATCTCAGCGATTGGTAGAAATCCACAGCTCCATACCccaatgtatttttttctctttaacttATCCtttgtggatatatgtttgacATCAGTCACTGTTCCCAAAATGTTAAGCAACCTCCTGTCTCACAAGAAGACCATTTCTTTCCCTGAGTGCCTCAcccagttttttttatttgggttttttgttgGATCAGAATGTGTGCTCCTGTCCATCATGGCCTATGACCGCTATATTGCCATCTGTTTTCCACTGCACTATATCACAATAATGAATAGGAAGGTGTGTCTAATGATGGCAGCTCTTTCTTGGATTATTAACATAGTGGATGCCTTGATACACACATTACTGATAGCTCAGCTTTCCTTCTGCAACTCCAATAAGATCCATCACTTCTTCTGTGATCTCACGCCACTGCTAAAGCTCTCTTGTACAGATACTTCCATTAATGAGCTGGTGATATTCACAGAGGGCTCACTGATTGTAGTACTGCCCTTCTTGATCATCCTGGGCTCTTATGTCCGCATCCTCACTACTATCCTGAAGATTCAATCCACCACTGGAAGGCGCAAGGCTTTCTCCACCTGCTCCGCTCATCTCCTTGTCGTGATGCTCTTATATGGAACACTATTATTCATGGATTTCAGGCCTTCTTCCAGCTATTCCTTGGAAAAGGACAAGTTGGTCAGTGTGGTGTATAATGTGGTGTCTCCCATGCTCAACCCATTCATCTACAGCCTGAGGAACAGAGATGTGAAGACAGCAATAAAGAGAATGCTACAGAGAAAAATATATTCTTGCAAAGGTTAA